The following proteins come from a genomic window of Deltaproteobacteria bacterium:
- a CDS encoding Panacea domain-containing protein: MTPIFSSSYPASHLGGIERAPGYKLLFLADKYHLIRYGRTITNDEYWAMSYGPVGTAAKDVLSLDKDFLDKKEYEYAQKNLKKVGEHEFEKGSSCGSEEFDMLSETDIEALDFILEKFGRMKKLIKGKNKG; the protein is encoded by the coding sequence TTGACCCCAATTTTTTCGTCGTCCTACCCAGCATCCCACCTTGGCGGCATTGAAAGGGCACCGGGGTATAAGCTGTTATTCCTTGCGGATAAATATCACCTTATCCGCTACGGGCGCACAATTACAAACGACGAATACTGGGCGATGAGTTATGGTCCTGTCGGAACGGCAGCAAAGGATGTATTGAGTCTTGATAAAGATTTCTTAGACAAAAAGGAATATGAATATGCACAGAAGAACTTGAAAAAGGTTGGAGAACACGAATTCGAGAAAGGAAGTTCTTGCGGCAGTGAAGAATTTGATATGTTATCGGAAACAGACATCGAGGCTCTTGATTTTATCTTAGAAAAATTCGGAAGAATGAAAAAGCTCATCAAAGGAAAAAATAAAGGATAA